Proteins encoded together in one Caballeronia sp. NK8 window:
- the corA gene encoding magnesium/cobalt transporter CorA, which translates to MLVNCAAYQNGRKLADVHIDEINAYRDMPDSFIWVALKEPGPGELAHMTQQFGLHELAVEDAQHGHQRPKIEEYGDSLFAVFHTVEFDEEGEVLVGEVNVFVGRNYVLSVRNRTTQGFQEVRKRCEREPHLLKHGPAFVMYALLDAVVDRYFPVLETLGAEVDEVEERIFEQKGSVESREIIEDLYSLKRRMTILQHHTAPLLEAVSKLYGGRSPGVCSGMQEYFRDVYDHLLRIVKTIEGRREMIVTAIQVNLGLIALAESEVTKRLGSFAALFAVPTMIAGIYGMNFKSIPELDWVYGYPTCLAVMVVVDLVLYWRFRKAGWL; encoded by the coding sequence ATGCTGGTCAATTGCGCGGCTTATCAGAACGGCCGAAAGCTCGCGGACGTGCATATCGACGAGATCAACGCGTATCGCGACATGCCCGACTCTTTCATTTGGGTTGCATTGAAGGAGCCTGGTCCCGGCGAACTCGCGCACATGACGCAGCAGTTCGGTCTGCACGAGCTGGCCGTCGAGGATGCGCAGCACGGTCATCAGCGGCCGAAGATCGAGGAATATGGCGATTCGCTGTTCGCGGTCTTTCACACCGTGGAGTTCGATGAAGAAGGCGAAGTGCTCGTCGGCGAGGTGAACGTGTTCGTCGGCCGGAACTATGTTCTCTCGGTGCGCAACCGCACGACACAAGGCTTTCAGGAAGTGCGCAAGCGCTGCGAGCGCGAACCGCATCTGCTCAAGCACGGGCCGGCGTTCGTGATGTATGCACTGCTCGATGCCGTCGTCGACCGATACTTTCCCGTGCTTGAGACCCTCGGCGCGGAAGTGGACGAAGTGGAAGAGCGCATCTTCGAGCAGAAGGGCTCGGTGGAGTCGCGCGAGATCATCGAGGATCTGTATTCGCTCAAGCGCCGCATGACGATTCTGCAACACCATACGGCGCCGCTGCTCGAAGCCGTCAGCAAACTGTATGGCGGGCGCTCGCCTGGTGTGTGTTCGGGCATGCAGGAATACTTCCGCGACGTGTATGACCATTTGCTGCGCATCGTGAAGACCATCGAGGGACGGCGTGAAATGATCGTCACGGCGATTCAGGTGAATCTCGGCCTGATCGCGCTGGCGGAAAGCGAAGTGACCAAGCGCCTCGGCTCGTTCGCCGCCCTGTTCGCCGTGCCGACGATGATCGCCGGCATCTACGGGATGAACTTCAAATCGATTCCGGAGCTCGACTGGGTATATGGCTATCCGACCTGTCTAGCGGTGATGGTTGTCGTCGATCTGGTGCTTTACTGGCGCTTCAGGAAGGCGGGATGGCTGTAG
- a CDS encoding M23 family metallopeptidase encodes MSRQRIRFVEARTARAIAIIGAITLLVAALALGIAIGTMFARSHLGEEQALISRRSYEIEELGRLQAALIELTPRVEGLSAQVNELHNFDDRLKAARGTGGTPGVHDVPPLPDTEEPAASLDGAGGPALPPRLCDIERAGHGTPRQRLKGTQRIIDCLNDEVSQLQTQTLAHYAAYMAFPGRNPAPGARSGSPYGNRLDPFTGHLSFHPGLDLVAPTGTPILASAGGRVIQAGERNGYGFAVDVRHSNGMVTRYGHASRILVKAGDYVMPGQEIAEVGSTGRSTGPHLHFEVIVDGAQINPSSYLALFKRKPNAQS; translated from the coding sequence ATGTCCCGCCAGCGCATCCGTTTCGTCGAAGCGCGCACCGCGCGTGCGATCGCCATCATCGGCGCCATCACCCTGCTGGTGGCGGCGCTTGCGCTCGGCATCGCGATCGGCACGATGTTCGCACGCAGCCATCTCGGCGAGGAACAGGCGCTGATTTCGCGCCGCTCGTACGAGATCGAAGAGCTCGGGCGTCTCCAGGCCGCGCTGATCGAGCTGACGCCGCGCGTCGAAGGGCTGTCCGCGCAGGTGAACGAGCTGCACAATTTCGACGACCGTCTGAAGGCCGCTCGCGGCACGGGGGGCACCCCGGGCGTGCACGACGTGCCGCCGCTGCCCGACACCGAGGAGCCGGCGGCGTCGCTCGACGGCGCCGGCGGCCCGGCGCTGCCGCCCCGGCTATGCGATATCGAGCGTGCTGGCCACGGCACGCCTCGCCAGCGTCTGAAGGGCACGCAACGGATCATCGACTGCCTGAACGACGAAGTGTCCCAACTGCAGACGCAGACGCTTGCGCACTATGCCGCGTACATGGCGTTTCCCGGCCGCAATCCCGCGCCCGGCGCGCGCAGCGGCTCGCCCTACGGCAACCGTCTCGATCCGTTCACCGGGCATCTCAGCTTTCATCCCGGCCTCGATCTCGTCGCGCCCACCGGCACGCCGATTCTCGCCAGCGCGGGTGGACGCGTCATTCAGGCTGGCGAGCGCAACGGCTACGGCTTCGCGGTAGATGTTCGTCACAGCAACGGCATGGTGACGCGCTACGGGCATGCATCGCGCATCCTCGTGAAAGCCGGCGATTACGTGATGCCCGGACAGGAGATCGCGGAAGTCGGTTCGACCGGGCGCTCCACGGGCCCGCATCTGCATTTCGAAGTGATCGTCGACGGCGCGCAGATCAATCCATCGTCCTATCTCGCGCTCTTCAAGCGCAAGCCCAATGCGCAAAGTTGA
- a CDS encoding HAD family hydrolase: MNAQGKYGLHSATGDGAAAFEALAKVELVVTDCDGTLLYTDKALGEPAKDAVRRLQDAGVRFTVASSRPGKGMRHIVEALSVDMPYASYNGGSLVRPRTWEVLSSHKLPRDVVQTSLEALAAANVDAWVFIDDAWYLTNPDATYVPLETRTVGYEGVRVARFDDIDLAAVDKIVGSTADTVLLARVESGLQKQLEGRGHAARSQTYYLDVTSLEANKGTAVRELARIANVPLERVAVLGDMGNDMAMFEIAGVSIAMGQASDTVQRHASLVSKSNDEDGFAIGINALLAARGAA, encoded by the coding sequence ATGAACGCGCAAGGCAAGTACGGCCTGCACAGCGCGACCGGCGACGGCGCGGCGGCCTTCGAGGCGCTCGCCAAAGTGGAACTCGTTGTCACCGATTGCGACGGCACGCTGCTCTACACCGACAAGGCGCTCGGCGAGCCCGCGAAGGACGCCGTGCGGCGTCTTCAGGACGCGGGCGTGCGCTTCACGGTGGCGAGCAGCCGGCCGGGCAAGGGCATGCGGCATATCGTCGAGGCGCTTTCGGTCGATATGCCTTACGCGTCGTACAACGGCGGCAGTCTGGTTCGGCCGCGCACGTGGGAAGTGCTGTCATCGCACAAGCTGCCGCGCGATGTCGTGCAGACCTCGCTCGAAGCGCTCGCCGCCGCGAATGTCGACGCGTGGGTGTTCATCGACGATGCGTGGTATCTGACCAATCCCGACGCGACCTACGTGCCCCTGGAGACGCGCACTGTCGGCTACGAGGGGGTACGCGTCGCGCGCTTCGACGACATCGATCTCGCTGCGGTCGACAAGATCGTCGGCTCGACGGCCGATACGGTGCTGCTCGCGCGCGTCGAAAGCGGCTTGCAGAAGCAACTGGAAGGGCGCGGTCACGCGGCGCGCTCGCAGACCTATTATCTCGATGTCACGAGTCTCGAAGCCAACAAGGGCACGGCGGTGCGCGAACTCGCGCGGATCGCGAACGTGCCGCTCGAACGCGTGGCCGTGCTCGGCGACATGGGCAACGACATGGCGATGTTCGAGATCGCGGGCGTGTCGATCGCGATGGGACAGGCATCGGACACCGTGCAGCGTCACGCGAGCCTCGTCTCGAAGAGCAACGACGAAGACGGCTTCGCGATCGGTATCAATGCGCTGCTGGCGGCGCGCGGCGCGGCTTGA
- the infA gene encoding translation initiation factor IF-1, translating into MAKEELIELDGIVDEVLPDSRYRVTLDNGVVVGAYASGRMRKNHIRILAGDRVTLELSVYDLTKGRINFRHKDERASGGGPRPPMRRR; encoded by the coding sequence ATGGCGAAAGAAGAACTGATCGAACTCGACGGTATCGTTGACGAAGTGCTTCCCGACAGCCGCTATCGCGTCACGCTGGACAACGGCGTCGTCGTGGGCGCGTACGCCTCGGGCCGCATGCGCAAGAATCACATCCGCATTCTCGCTGGCGATCGCGTCACGCTGGAACTGTCGGTGTATGACCTGACCAAAGGCCGTATCAATTTCCGTCACAAGGACGAGCGTGCAAGCGGTGGTGGCCCGCGCCCGCCGATGCGCCGCCGTTAA
- the zwf gene encoding glucose-6-phosphate dehydrogenase: MPKEANEANETNQSNEAKPASATCAGKHPAPPCTLVIFGAGGDLTKRLLMPSLYNLSADKLLDDGMEIIGVNHGERETSEWRDELTQSLRKFAADKAATFHLSQLNEDAWNWVVGRLEYFPGEFEEDETFARLKARLARAKSGNVMFYLAVGARFFQPIIEHLGAAGMLEEKDGNFRRLVIEKPFGTDLASARELNGCILKYADESQVYRIDHFLGKDTVQSILAVRFANAMFEPVWRREYIDNVQITAAETIGVEGRGKFYEQTGAFRDMLPNHLFQLLGMVAMEPPNSFDAESVRDRKAEVFDAIRPLTANDVVLGQYEAGPAGPGYREEEGVAKDSRTETYAAARVYVENWRWAGVPFYLRTGKRLTERRTEISVQLKAVPFLLFRDTPVDALTPNVFTLRIDPAHGTSFDFNVKVPGPLMQIGKVRSTFNYADFFAERANVGYETLLYDCMLGDATLFQRADSIETAWAAVDRVLHPDSPLAVHGYAAGSAGPEEADELLAQDGRKWRALTDTRKQD; the protein is encoded by the coding sequence ATGCCGAAAGAAGCGAACGAAGCGAACGAAACGAACCAATCGAATGAAGCGAAGCCGGCGAGCGCAACGTGCGCCGGCAAACATCCCGCGCCGCCGTGCACACTCGTGATCTTCGGCGCGGGCGGCGATCTCACCAAGCGGTTGCTGATGCCGTCGCTCTACAACCTGTCGGCCGACAAGCTGCTCGACGACGGCATGGAAATCATCGGCGTGAATCACGGCGAGCGCGAAACCTCCGAATGGCGCGACGAGCTCACGCAGTCGCTGCGCAAGTTCGCCGCGGACAAGGCCGCGACTTTCCACTTGTCGCAACTGAACGAAGACGCGTGGAACTGGGTCGTCGGCAGGCTGGAATACTTTCCGGGCGAGTTCGAAGAAGACGAGACCTTCGCGCGGCTCAAGGCGCGGCTCGCGAGGGCGAAGTCCGGCAACGTCATGTTCTACCTCGCGGTGGGCGCGCGCTTTTTCCAGCCGATCATCGAGCATCTCGGCGCAGCGGGCATGCTGGAAGAGAAGGACGGCAATTTCCGGCGGCTCGTCATCGAGAAGCCGTTCGGGACCGATCTCGCGTCCGCGCGGGAACTCAACGGCTGCATTCTCAAGTACGCGGACGAGTCGCAGGTGTATCGGATCGACCATTTTCTCGGCAAGGACACGGTGCAGAGCATTCTCGCCGTGCGCTTCGCCAATGCGATGTTCGAGCCTGTCTGGCGGCGCGAGTACATCGACAACGTGCAGATCACGGCGGCGGAGACGATCGGCGTGGAAGGGCGCGGCAAGTTCTACGAGCAGACCGGCGCGTTTCGCGACATGCTGCCGAACCATCTGTTCCAGTTGCTCGGCATGGTGGCGATGGAGCCGCCCAATTCGTTCGATGCCGAATCCGTGCGCGACCGCAAGGCCGAAGTGTTCGATGCGATCCGCCCGCTGACGGCGAACGATGTCGTGCTCGGCCAGTACGAAGCCGGACCGGCGGGGCCGGGCTACCGGGAAGAAGAGGGTGTGGCGAAGGACAGCCGCACCGAAACCTATGCGGCGGCGCGCGTGTACGTCGAGAACTGGCGCTGGGCGGGCGTGCCGTTCTATCTGCGCACGGGCAAGCGCCTGACCGAACGGCGCACGGAAATTTCGGTGCAACTGAAGGCCGTGCCGTTCCTGCTGTTCCGCGACACTCCCGTCGATGCGCTCACGCCGAACGTGTTCACGCTGCGCATCGATCCCGCGCACGGCACAAGTTTCGACTTCAACGTGAAGGTGCCCGGCCCGCTGATGCAGATCGGCAAGGTGCGTTCGACCTTCAACTACGCCGACTTCTTCGCGGAGCGCGCGAACGTCGGCTATGAGACGCTGCTCTACGACTGCATGCTCGGCGACGCAACGCTGTTTCAGCGCGCGGACAGCATCGAGACGGCATGGGCTGCGGTGGATCGCGTGCTGCATCCGGACAGCCCGCTCGCCGTCCACGGCTATGCGGCGGGCAGCGCGGGACCGGAAGAGGCCGATGAACTGCTGGCGCAGGACGGCCGCAAGTGGCGCGCACTGACCGATACGCGCAAGCAGGACTGA
- a CDS encoding arylamine N-acetyltransferase has protein sequence MNAHDTSIDLTAYFERIGFGGPTRPAPTLDTLRALHLLHPQAIPFENLDVLLGQPVRLDLASIQQKLVANRRGGYCYEHNLLFRSVLQTLGFRVRSFAGRVLWGRDAAADMPARTHMLLLADLDEGTFLTDVGFGGMTLSAPLPLQTGIEQITPHGAFRLDDAGNEPPAFILQALVNGAWTPVYRFDLDAQYDADYEMANHFVSTYPQSVFVHNLLAARLAPGKRFGLFNRRFSAHDEHAGSEHRELESVAELRRVLESEIGIRLPASDGLDAALARLP, from the coding sequence ATGAACGCACACGACACTTCCATCGACCTTACCGCGTACTTCGAACGCATCGGCTTCGGCGGACCCACGCGGCCCGCGCCGACGCTCGACACCTTGCGGGCGCTGCATCTGCTGCATCCCCAGGCGATTCCTTTCGAAAACCTCGACGTGCTGCTCGGCCAGCCAGTCAGGCTCGATCTGGCGTCGATCCAGCAGAAGCTGGTCGCGAACCGGCGCGGCGGCTATTGCTACGAACACAACCTGCTGTTTCGCAGCGTACTGCAGACGCTGGGTTTTCGCGTGCGCAGCTTCGCGGGCCGCGTCCTGTGGGGCCGCGATGCAGCGGCGGACATGCCGGCGCGCACGCACATGCTGCTGCTCGCTGACCTCGACGAAGGCACCTTCCTCACCGATGTCGGCTTCGGCGGCATGACGCTCTCGGCGCCGCTGCCGCTTCAGACGGGCATCGAGCAGATCACGCCGCACGGCGCGTTCCGTCTGGACGATGCCGGTAACGAGCCACCCGCCTTCATTCTGCAGGCGCTCGTGAACGGCGCGTGGACGCCCGTCTATCGCTTCGACCTCGACGCGCAGTATGACGCCGACTACGAAATGGCGAACCATTTCGTGTCCACCTACCCGCAGTCGGTTTTCGTGCACAACCTGCTTGCCGCGCGTCTTGCGCCGGGCAAACGTTTCGGCCTGTTCAACCGGCGCTTTTCCGCGCACGACGAACACGCTGGCAGCGAGCATCGCGAACTGGAGAGCGTGGCCGAGCTGCGCCGCGTGCTCGAAAGCGAAATCGGCATTCGTCTGCCCGCTAGCGACGGTCTCGATGCCGCGCTCGCACGGCTTCCCTGA
- a CDS encoding LysR family transcriptional regulator — protein sequence MQKKAMPTGKFDLSRLNWDDLRFFLEVARTQRASGAAKRLGVDYTTVARRVRALEDALGTLLFDKSRSGGFILTAEGQRLLGFVDSIETTVQSATEQIANTGHALSGHVRVGSTEGFGCFFLAPQLARFQDAHPNISIDLLPVPHFVSLSKREADIAVTLERPEQGQYVYTKLCEYRLKLYATTEYLDAHEPIRTSDDLRHHRFASYIDDLAFSYELLYLERAVPGAVSRWRSTSAIAQYFAALQGRALAILPCFMTSPDPRFVAVLPEEIVVTRAFYLSCREDLRKLKRITAVWDYLRAAAEANRAFLMGNDTHMAWVDVKSS from the coding sequence ATGCAAAAAAAGGCCATGCCAACCGGCAAGTTCGATCTCTCCCGGCTCAACTGGGACGATCTGCGCTTCTTCCTCGAAGTCGCCCGCACGCAGCGCGCGAGCGGCGCGGCCAAGCGCCTGGGCGTCGATTACACGACGGTCGCGCGGCGCGTGCGCGCGCTCGAGGACGCGCTCGGCACGCTTCTGTTCGACAAGTCGCGCAGCGGCGGATTCATTCTGACCGCCGAAGGCCAGCGGCTGCTCGGCTTCGTCGATTCGATCGAGACCACGGTGCAGTCCGCGACCGAACAGATCGCCAATACGGGACACGCGCTGTCCGGGCATGTGCGCGTCGGTTCGACGGAAGGGTTCGGCTGCTTCTTTCTCGCGCCGCAGCTCGCGCGCTTTCAGGACGCGCACCCGAACATTTCCATCGACCTGTTGCCGGTGCCGCATTTCGTGAGCCTCTCCAAGCGCGAGGCGGATATCGCGGTGACGCTCGAGCGACCCGAACAAGGCCAGTATGTCTATACGAAGCTGTGCGAATACCGGCTCAAGCTCTACGCGACCACCGAATATCTCGACGCGCACGAACCGATCCGCACGAGCGACGATCTGCGGCATCATCGCTTCGCGAGTTATATCGACGATCTCGCGTTCAGCTACGAACTGCTGTATCTCGAACGCGCGGTGCCGGGCGCGGTGTCGCGCTGGCGCAGCACGAGCGCGATCGCGCAATACTTCGCGGCGCTGCAGGGCCGCGCGCTCGCGATCCTGCCGTGCTTCATGACGTCGCCCGATCCGCGCTTCGTGGCGGTGTTGCCGGAAGAGATCGTCGTGACGCGCGCCTTTTATCTCTCCTGCCGCGAGGATCTGCGCAAGCTGAAGCGCATCACGGCGGTATGGGACTATCTGCGCGCAGCGGCCGAAGCGAACCGCGCCTTTCTGATGGGCAACGATACACATATGGCGTGGGTCGACGTAAAGTCATCCTGA
- a CDS encoding penicillin-binding protein 2: MFKKKTRGGSDFQTHHRSTVLVNRLPAWRSRFVLIGVTAAFLTLAGRALWVQVIDHKFYIGEGQKRYQRTLALSATRGRIVDRNGAMLAVSLATYEVWATPKLFDGDHGNEIARLLDMPPKDLQRRIDGNRAFVLLKRQVEAETAERIAQIGRAGITLAPDTKRFYPEGESAAHVVGFTNNEDHGQEGVELAADARLTGEAGQREVIRDRLGRVISQIGEPALPQNGETIQLTIDRRIQQLAHTQLKAAIVKHKARAGSVVVLDAKNGEVLALANYPSFDPNDRARLTGEQLRNRALTDTFEPGSTIKPLVAALSIDLGKVRPDTRIDTGPGTFKLGPNVIHDTSNHGVITVAEAVQMSSNVALTKLALQLPAQTIWDKYREYGIGRAPELTFPGAATGRLRSPERWKPIEQATMAYGYGLSLSLVQIAQIYTAYAGDGRFHPATLIQGETRRDSPQVTKPATAKAVRSMLELATGDHGTGRAAAVEGYRVGGKTGTARKQVGRSYAANKYRASFVGIAPMSDPRVIVAVMIDEPTGGTYYGGTVAGPVFSGIVGAALPLLGVPPDA, encoded by the coding sequence ATGTTCAAGAAGAAGACGCGCGGCGGCAGCGATTTCCAGACGCATCACCGCAGCACGGTGCTCGTGAACCGGCTGCCCGCATGGCGCTCGCGCTTCGTGCTGATCGGCGTGACGGCGGCCTTTCTGACGCTCGCCGGACGCGCGCTGTGGGTGCAGGTGATCGATCACAAGTTCTACATCGGCGAAGGACAGAAGCGCTATCAGCGCACGCTGGCGCTTTCGGCGACGCGCGGGCGCATCGTCGATCGCAACGGCGCGATGCTCGCCGTGAGTCTCGCCACCTACGAAGTGTGGGCGACGCCGAAGCTCTTCGACGGCGACCACGGCAACGAGATCGCCCGCCTGCTCGACATGCCGCCGAAAGACCTGCAGCGGCGCATCGACGGGAACCGCGCGTTCGTGTTGCTCAAGCGTCAGGTGGAAGCGGAAACGGCCGAGCGCATCGCGCAGATCGGCCGCGCGGGCATCACGCTCGCGCCGGATACGAAGCGCTTTTATCCCGAAGGCGAATCGGCGGCGCACGTGGTCGGCTTTACCAATAACGAGGATCACGGGCAGGAAGGCGTCGAACTCGCCGCCGACGCGCGCCTGACGGGCGAAGCCGGCCAGCGCGAAGTGATCCGCGACCGGCTCGGGCGCGTGATCTCGCAGATCGGCGAGCCGGCTCTGCCGCAGAACGGCGAGACCATTCAACTGACGATCGACCGGCGCATCCAGCAGCTCGCGCATACGCAACTGAAGGCGGCGATCGTGAAGCACAAGGCGCGCGCGGGCAGCGTCGTCGTGCTCGATGCGAAGAACGGCGAAGTGCTCGCGCTCGCGAACTATCCGAGCTTCGATCCGAACGATCGCGCACGGCTCACCGGCGAGCAGTTGCGCAACCGCGCGCTCACCGACACCTTCGAACCCGGCTCGACGATCAAGCCGCTCGTCGCCGCGCTGTCGATCGACCTCGGCAAGGTCCGCCCGGACACGCGCATCGACACGGGGCCGGGCACCTTCAAGCTCGGTCCGAACGTGATTCACGACACCTCGAATCACGGCGTCATCACCGTGGCCGAAGCGGTGCAGATGTCCAGCAACGTCGCGCTGACGAAGCTCGCGCTGCAGCTTCCCGCGCAGACGATCTGGGACAAGTACCGCGAATACGGCATCGGCCGCGCGCCCGAGCTGACCTTCCCGGGCGCCGCAACCGGCCGTCTGCGCTCGCCCGAGCGCTGGAAGCCGATCGAGCAGGCGACCATGGCCTACGGTTACGGGCTGTCGCTTTCGCTCGTGCAGATCGCGCAGATCTACACCGCCTATGCCGGCGACGGACGCTTTCACCCGGCCACGCTGATCCAGGGCGAAACGCGCCGCGACTCGCCGCAGGTGACCAAGCCCGCGACCGCGAAGGCCGTGCGCAGCATGCTCGAACTGGCGACGGGCGACCACGGCACGGGTCGCGCGGCGGCGGTCGAAGGCTATCGCGTGGGCGGCAAGACCGGCACGGCGCGCAAGCAGGTCGGGCGCTCGTATGCGGCGAACAAATACCGCGCGTCCTTCGTCGGCATCGCGCCGATGAGCGATCCGCGCGTGATCGTCGCCGTCATGATCGACGAGCCGACGGGCGGCACCTACTACGGCGGGACGGTCGCCGGACCGGTGTTCTCGGGCATCGTCGGCGCGGCGCTGCCGCTGCTCGGCGTGCCGCCCGACGCATGA
- a CDS encoding ROK family protein, translating to MKAERILAIDIGGTGLKAAVISEDGQMKSDRVRVATPHPAKPDVVVETLIELVTPIVTEPPTHISIGFPGVVRDNVVLTAPNLGTPAWRGVPLAQLISARLGGMPARMINDAEMQGLAAIEGRGIEMVLTLGTGAGTALFRDGELMPHLELAHHPVAKDKTYDEYVGNAAREKAGKKRWSRRVEKIIGILATLVNYDRLWIGGGNAAHIKFKLPDNVAIVSNAAGIEGGARLWHPRSVRETRQLPHFNRREETN from the coding sequence ATCAAGGCCGAGCGCATTCTCGCGATCGATATCGGCGGGACGGGGCTGAAAGCGGCCGTCATTTCCGAGGACGGCCAGATGAAGAGCGATCGTGTGCGCGTGGCGACGCCGCATCCGGCGAAGCCGGATGTGGTCGTCGAAACGCTGATCGAGCTGGTGACGCCGATCGTCACCGAACCGCCGACGCATATTTCCATCGGCTTTCCGGGCGTCGTGCGCGACAACGTCGTGCTGACCGCGCCGAATCTCGGCACGCCGGCCTGGCGCGGCGTGCCGCTCGCGCAACTGATCTCCGCGCGTCTTGGCGGCATGCCCGCGCGCATGATCAACGATGCGGAAATGCAAGGACTCGCGGCGATCGAAGGGCGCGGCATCGAGATGGTGTTGACGCTCGGCACCGGCGCGGGCACGGCGCTCTTTCGCGATGGCGAGCTGATGCCGCATCTCGAACTCGCGCATCATCCGGTCGCGAAGGACAAGACCTACGACGAATACGTCGGCAACGCGGCGCGCGAAAAGGCGGGCAAGAAGCGCTGGAGCCGTCGGGTGGAAAAGATCATCGGCATTCTGGCGACGCTCGTGAACTATGACCGTCTGTGGATCGGCGGCGGCAACGCGGCGCACATCAAGTTCAAGCTGCCGGACAACGTGGCGATCGTGTCGAACGCGGCGGGCATCGAAGGCGGCGCGCGGCTGTGGCATCCGCGCTCGGTGCGCGAGACGCGCCAGTTGCCGCACTTCAATCGTCGTGAGGAGACGAACTGA
- a CDS encoding polymer-forming cytoskeletal protein, translating to MFSSKKGTSNGIKMAKLATLVAHNVHISGDLEFSEGLRMDGQVTGNVSGRPGEETLLVVSDQGAIRGNVNAYNVIINGCVTGDVTVSHFVELQSNARVLGNIYYQQLRMDIGATVEGKLTRIDTQSTHIPTLPAPPEYGVDLAAS from the coding sequence ATGTTTTCATCGAAGAAAGGCACATCCAACGGCATCAAGATGGCCAAGCTCGCGACGCTCGTCGCGCATAACGTCCATATTTCGGGCGATCTCGAGTTCAGCGAGGGCCTGCGCATGGACGGACAGGTCACGGGCAATGTCTCCGGACGCCCCGGCGAAGAGACACTGCTCGTCGTCAGCGATCAGGGCGCGATTCGCGGTAATGTGAACGCGTACAACGTCATCATCAACGGCTGCGTGACCGGCGACGTCACCGTCTCGCATTTCGTCGAACTTCAGTCCAACGCGCGCGTGCTCGGCAACATCTACTACCAGCAGTTGCGCATGGATATCGGTGCGACGGTCGAAGGCAAGCTCACCCGGATCGATACGCAGTCCACGCATATCCCGACGCTGCCCGCGCCGCCCGAATACGGCGTCGATCTCGCCGCGAGCTGA